A genomic segment from Halorubrum depositum encodes:
- a CDS encoding Glu/Leu/Phe/Val family dehydrogenase: protein MSDQANPFESLQEQVDDAAAHLDAPTGVLTRLKNPERLLETNLTFELDDGSLETVRAYRSQFNGDRGPYKGGIRYHPGVTRDEVKALSGWMAYKCAVVDVPYGGGKGGIAIDPADYSESELERLTRAFATELRPLIGEDRDIPAPDVNTGQREMNWIKDTYETLENTTAPGVITGKALDSGGSEGRVEATGRSVALAARETFDWLDRDVADATVAVQGYGNAGSIAAALLDDLGADVVAVSDSSGGIHDPAGFDPRAVKDHKAETGAVSGYGDAASITNEELLTLDVDLLVPAALENAIDGDLAADVAADVIVEAANGPLTPDADDVLAGKDVHVVPDIFANAGGVTVSYFEWVQNRQRFSWTESRVNEELERVITEAFDGIVEAYEERGVRDLRTAAYVVAIGRIVNAYDQAGSWP from the coding sequence ATGTCCGATCAGGCGAACCCGTTCGAAAGTCTGCAGGAACAGGTCGACGACGCCGCGGCGCACCTCGACGCCCCGACGGGCGTTCTCACCCGGCTGAAGAATCCCGAGCGGCTGCTGGAGACGAACCTGACGTTCGAGCTCGACGACGGCTCGCTGGAGACGGTCCGCGCGTACCGGTCGCAGTTCAACGGCGACCGCGGGCCGTACAAGGGGGGAATCCGGTATCACCCGGGCGTCACCCGCGACGAGGTGAAGGCGCTGTCGGGCTGGATGGCGTACAAGTGCGCCGTCGTCGACGTGCCCTACGGCGGCGGGAAGGGCGGGATCGCGATCGACCCCGCCGACTACTCCGAGAGCGAGCTGGAGCGACTGACGCGCGCGTTCGCGACGGAGCTCCGGCCGCTCATCGGCGAGGACCGCGACATCCCGGCGCCGGACGTCAACACCGGCCAGCGGGAGATGAACTGGATCAAAGACACCTACGAGACGCTGGAGAACACGACCGCCCCCGGCGTCATCACCGGGAAGGCGCTCGACTCCGGCGGCAGCGAGGGGCGCGTCGAGGCGACCGGTCGCTCCGTCGCGCTCGCCGCGCGCGAGACGTTCGACTGGCTCGACCGCGACGTCGCGGACGCGACGGTCGCGGTGCAGGGGTACGGCAACGCCGGCTCGATCGCGGCCGCGCTCCTCGACGACCTCGGCGCCGACGTGGTGGCCGTCTCCGACTCGTCTGGCGGAATCCACGACCCCGCCGGGTTCGACCCGCGGGCGGTGAAAGACCACAAGGCCGAGACGGGCGCCGTCTCCGGTTACGGCGACGCCGCGTCAATAACGAACGAGGAGCTGTTGACGCTCGACGTCGACCTGCTCGTGCCTGCGGCGCTGGAGAACGCGATCGACGGCGACCTCGCCGCCGACGTCGCGGCCGACGTGATCGTCGAGGCCGCGAACGGACCGCTCACGCCCGACGCCGACGACGTCCTCGCCGGGAAGGACGTCCACGTCGTCCCCGACATCTTCGCCAACGCGGGGGGCGTCACCGTCTCGTACTTCGAGTGGGTCCAGAACCGACAGCGGTTCAGCTGGACGGAGTCGCGGGTCAACGAGGAGCTCGAACGCGTGATCACGGAGGCGTTCGACGGGATCGTCGAGGCGTACGAGGAGCGCGGCGTCCGCGACCTCCGCACCGCGGCCTACGTCGTCGCAATCGGCCGGATCGTGAACGCCTACGATCAGGCCGGCAGCTGGCCGTAA
- a CDS encoding diphthine--ammonia ligase yields the protein MTDDWVSLFSGGKDSSWALYRALEEDLDVSRLLTVHPAGDSYMYHTPATELAGLAAESVGIDLVEVSPDDFGADDVDDAGAQGDAELEPMEAALREIAAGDDVDLAGVTAGAVESEYQTSRIRGMCDRLEIDLFAPLWGEDPVALAEAMFDAGFEIRIVQVAAYGLDESWLGRRYDADALAELLDLREEYGVHPLGEGGEFETYVVDGPHMDRRIAFEYDAVWEGDRGHVEIRDARLE from the coding sequence ATGACCGACGACTGGGTGAGCCTCTTTTCGGGTGGGAAGGACTCCTCGTGGGCGCTGTACCGCGCTCTGGAGGAGGACCTCGACGTCTCGCGGCTCCTGACCGTCCACCCCGCGGGCGACTCCTACATGTATCACACGCCGGCGACGGAGCTCGCCGGGCTCGCGGCCGAGAGCGTCGGGATCGACCTCGTCGAGGTGTCGCCGGACGACTTCGGGGCGGACGACGTCGACGACGCGGGCGCGCAGGGCGACGCCGAGCTGGAACCGATGGAGGCGGCGCTCCGTGAGATCGCCGCGGGCGACGACGTCGACCTCGCGGGCGTCACCGCCGGCGCCGTCGAGAGCGAGTACCAGACCAGCCGCATTCGGGGGATGTGCGATCGCCTCGAGATCGACCTCTTCGCCCCGCTGTGGGGCGAGGACCCGGTCGCGCTCGCGGAGGCGATGTTCGACGCCGGCTTCGAGATCCGGATCGTGCAGGTCGCGGCCTACGGGCTCGACGAGTCGTGGCTCGGACGGCGGTACGACGCCGACGCGCTCGCGGAGCTGCTCGACCTCCGCGAGGAGTACGGAGTTCACCCGCTCGGCGAGGGCGGCGAGTTCGAGACGTACGTCGTCGACGGCCCGCATATGGACCGCCGGATCGCGTTCGAGTACGACGCGGTGTGGGAGGGCGACCGCGGTCACGTCGAGATTCGGGACGCGCGGCTGGAGTGA
- a CDS encoding DUF7110 family protein: MTGRVFRLHSTLELPLEDVETYFEEDPDLPPEIDDIDITRRNNTLIIKALSDDESISKYTPTAQLKASVTETRVWEEEPPRAGGPQWMDDEEEEIPSELVEFACFKGDRETVLQNSALQYPMFLVLRELAQLSEKGTLTAITEEDDELEATRIVEGEPRPASIEVVESPQGAGDGDGGVNWRDNEFISD, translated from the coding sequence ATGACAGGCCGCGTGTTCAGACTTCATTCGACGCTCGAACTGCCACTCGAAGACGTGGAGACGTACTTCGAAGAAGACCCCGACCTCCCGCCGGAGATCGACGACATCGACATCACGCGTCGAAACAACACCCTCATCATCAAGGCCCTGTCCGACGACGAGTCGATCAGCAAGTACACCCCGACCGCCCAGCTGAAGGCGTCCGTCACGGAGACGCGCGTCTGGGAGGAGGAGCCGCCCCGCGCCGGCGGCCCGCAGTGGATGGACGACGAGGAGGAGGAGATCCCCTCCGAGCTCGTCGAGTTCGCCTGCTTCAAGGGCGACCGCGAGACCGTCCTCCAGAACTCCGCGCTCCAGTACCCCATGTTCCTCGTGCTCCGGGAGCTGGCGCAGCTCTCTGAGAAGGGGACGCTGACCGCGATCACGGAGGAGGACGACGAGCTCGAAGCGACGCGGATCGTCGAGGGTGAGCCGCGCCCCGCGAGCATCGAGGTCGTCGAGAGCCCGCAGGGCGCCGGCGACGGCGACGGCGGCGTCAACTGGCGCGACAACGAGTTCATCTCGGACTGA
- a CDS encoding glutaredoxin family protein gives MTFQPESEADPDEIEARVQETIAENDVVLFMKGNRLMPQCGYSKRAVELIGQHVEEFETVDVLPALPHYREALEAESGWETIPQTFVDGEFIGGSDVLAELEERGELAAELGAE, from the coding sequence ATGACGTTCCAGCCCGAGTCCGAGGCGGACCCCGACGAGATCGAAGCGCGCGTCCAGGAGACGATCGCCGAGAACGACGTGGTCCTGTTCATGAAGGGGAACCGGCTGATGCCCCAGTGCGGCTACTCGAAGCGCGCGGTCGAGCTCATCGGCCAGCACGTCGAGGAGTTCGAGACCGTCGACGTGCTGCCCGCGCTGCCTCACTACCGCGAGGCGCTGGAGGCCGAGAGCGGGTGGGAGACGATCCCGCAGACGTTCGTCGACGGCGAGTTCATCGGCGGCAGCGACGTGCTCGCGGAGCTGGAGGAGCGCGGCGAGCTGGCCGCCGAGCTCGGCGCCGAGTGA
- the gfcR gene encoding transcriptional regulator GfcR, translated as MKNVDDLIDSAAELADHGLSKGEIADELNVSRETASWLVERGGGGNAAAEPAAAGTTADIHVDWSALGRDSTRLRYAASAMADLLAKEGDEVDLTVGIEKAGAPLATAVASRLDTDLGTYAPAKHQWEEGDIDEQGGGFSRNFAGIRDRDCYVVDDIITSGTTMRESINAIRDQGGEPVACVVLVDKRGYDEIDGVPVYSLVDVVRVDRDE; from the coding sequence ATGAAGAACGTTGACGACCTGATAGACAGCGCGGCCGAGCTCGCGGACCACGGTCTCTCGAAGGGAGAGATCGCCGACGAGCTGAACGTCTCCAGAGAGACCGCGAGCTGGCTCGTCGAACGCGGCGGCGGAGGCAACGCCGCGGCCGAGCCTGCGGCCGCCGGGACGACGGCCGACATCCACGTCGACTGGTCGGCGCTGGGGCGCGACTCGACGCGGCTCCGGTACGCCGCGAGCGCGATGGCCGACCTCCTCGCGAAGGAGGGCGACGAGGTCGACCTGACGGTGGGGATCGAGAAGGCCGGCGCGCCGCTCGCGACCGCGGTCGCGAGCCGCCTCGACACCGACCTCGGCACGTACGCCCCCGCGAAACACCAGTGGGAGGAGGGCGACATCGACGAGCAGGGCGGCGGCTTCTCCCGGAACTTCGCCGGGATCCGCGACCGCGACTGCTACGTCGTGGACGACATCATCACCTCGGGGACGACGATGCGGGAGTCGATCAACGCGATCCGCGATCAGGGCGGCGAGCCCGTCGCCTGCGTCGTGCTCGTCGACAAGCGAGGGTACGACGAGATCGACGGCGTTCCGGTGTACTCGCTCGTGGACGTCGTCCGCGTCGACCGCGACGAGTAA
- a CDS encoding glucose 1-dehydrogenase: protein MNAIAVYEGADEPVVTEKPRPEPAPGEALVRTLRVGVDGTDHEVIAGGHGGAPEGEDHLVLGHEAVGVVEDPNDTPFEAGDVVVPTVRRPPNGANEYFARGEPDMAPEGRYHERGIVGAHGFMAEYFTSPAEFLVEIPPALAEWGFLVEPISIAEKAIEHAYASRSAFHWEPESALILGNGSLGLLTVAALDADFDRLYCLGRRERPDPTIDIIESLGATYVNSNDTPVPSVPEAHEPMDFVFEATGYAPHAFETIEALAPNGVGALLGVPGDWEFEIDGGRLHREFVLHNKALVGSVNSGYEHFEAAVASLSRFSDGFLDDLVTGVYGLDEFEAAFADDDTTIKTAVEFGSYEER from the coding sequence ATGAACGCGATAGCCGTGTACGAGGGGGCCGACGAACCGGTCGTGACGGAGAAGCCGCGACCGGAGCCGGCGCCCGGCGAGGCGCTCGTCCGGACCCTCCGGGTCGGCGTGGACGGGACGGACCACGAGGTGATCGCCGGCGGGCACGGGGGCGCGCCCGAGGGCGAGGACCACCTCGTGTTGGGTCACGAGGCGGTCGGCGTGGTCGAGGACCCGAACGACACGCCGTTCGAGGCCGGTGACGTGGTCGTGCCGACGGTGCGACGCCCGCCCAACGGTGCGAACGAGTACTTCGCGCGCGGCGAGCCCGACATGGCACCGGAGGGCCGCTACCACGAGCGCGGCATCGTCGGCGCGCACGGGTTCATGGCCGAGTACTTCACCAGCCCCGCGGAGTTCCTCGTCGAGATTCCGCCCGCGCTCGCCGAGTGGGGGTTCCTCGTCGAGCCGATCTCGATCGCGGAGAAGGCGATCGAGCACGCGTACGCCAGCCGGTCGGCGTTCCACTGGGAGCCGGAGTCCGCGCTGATCCTGGGCAACGGCTCGCTCGGGCTGCTCACGGTGGCGGCGCTCGACGCCGACTTCGACCGGCTCTACTGTCTGGGTCGCCGCGAGCGACCGGATCCGACGATCGATATCATCGAGTCGCTCGGCGCGACGTACGTCAACTCCAACGATACGCCCGTGCCGTCGGTGCCGGAGGCGCACGAGCCGATGGACTTCGTCTTCGAGGCGACCGGCTACGCGCCCCACGCCTTCGAGACCATCGAGGCGCTCGCGCCCAACGGGGTGGGCGCGCTACTGGGCGTGCCGGGCGACTGGGAGTTCGAGATCGACGGCGGACGGCTCCACCGCGAGTTCGTCCTCCACAACAAGGCGCTCGTCGGGAGCGTCAACTCCGGCTACGAGCACTTCGAGGCCGCCGTCGCCTCGCTGTCGCGGTTCTCCGACGGGTTCCTCGACGATCTGGTCACCGGCGTCTACGGGCTCGACGAGTTCGAGGCCGCGTTCGCGGATGACGACACGACTATTAAAACGGCGGTCGAATTCGGGTCATATGAAGAACGTTGA
- a CDS encoding NRDE family protein: protein MCTLALAWRAFADAPIALAANRDEALDRPSEPPTVRDPAGDDGVRYVAPRDAEAGGTWIGFSESGVAVAVTNRWLDADRDGDRSRGLLVRDCLETDSAETAVRAVERELEKRSYDGFNLVIADDAAAFLLSYDGGLAVTRLDPGVHVVGNVGGVVNGVERFAVPERRREFAEERADSARRVAAELVPEPGETGEAWLDRASYVLADHEYGACLHGDGFGTRSFTRVRTSDDPTESPEFAYADGPPCETPAEPVSLPTGFGRGRTDGKGGDAR, encoded by the coding sequence GTGTGTACTCTCGCCCTCGCGTGGCGCGCGTTCGCCGACGCGCCGATCGCGCTCGCGGCCAACCGCGACGAGGCCCTCGACAGGCCGTCCGAACCGCCGACTGTGCGAGACCCCGCCGGCGACGACGGCGTCAGGTACGTCGCCCCGCGCGACGCCGAGGCCGGCGGGACGTGGATCGGGTTCTCGGAGTCCGGCGTCGCCGTCGCGGTCACCAACCGCTGGCTCGACGCCGACCGCGACGGGGACCGTTCTAGGGGGCTCCTCGTGCGGGACTGCCTGGAGACCGACTCCGCCGAGACCGCGGTCCGCGCGGTCGAGCGCGAGCTCGAAAAACGGTCGTACGACGGATTCAACCTCGTGATCGCGGACGACGCCGCCGCGTTCCTCCTCTCGTACGACGGCGGGCTCGCGGTCACGCGGCTCGACCCCGGCGTCCACGTCGTCGGCAACGTCGGCGGCGTCGTCAACGGCGTCGAGCGGTTCGCGGTGCCGGAGCGCCGCCGAGAGTTCGCCGAGGAGCGCGCAGACAGCGCCCGTCGGGTCGCGGCCGAACTGGTCCCCGAACCCGGGGAGACGGGCGAGGCGTGGCTCGACCGCGCGAGTTACGTCCTCGCCGACCACGAGTACGGCGCCTGCCTCCACGGTGACGGGTTCGGGACTCGGTCGTTCACCCGGGTTCGGACGAGCGACGACCCGACCGAGTCGCCCGAGTTCGCCTACGCCGACGGTCCCCCCTGCGAGACGCCCGCGGAGCCGGTGTCGCTGCCGACGGGGTTCGGACGGGGGCGAACGGACGGGAAGGGCGGCGACGCCCGGTGA
- a CDS encoding helix-turn-helix transcriptional regulator has product MSVSELEAELSEDERAGLELIRETGGIHQSDFWKELDVSSRKGSRIAEALEESGLIQRADTVYDGHNTFYLEPAPRDLDFSLLMAGDMLSPFIGEEEVDAQADAFSQWMMNLAYEEY; this is encoded by the coding sequence ATGAGCGTGTCCGAACTCGAGGCCGAGCTGTCGGAGGACGAGCGCGCCGGCCTCGAACTCATCCGCGAGACCGGTGGTATCCACCAGAGCGACTTCTGGAAGGAACTCGACGTCTCCTCGCGCAAGGGGAGCCGCATCGCGGAGGCGTTAGAGGAGTCGGGCCTCATCCAGCGGGCCGACACCGTCTACGACGGACACAACACGTTCTACCTGGAGCCCGCGCCCCGCGACCTGGACTTCTCACTGCTGATGGCCGGCGACATGCTGTCGCCGTTCATCGGCGAGGAGGAGGTAGACGCGCAGGCGGACGCCTTCTCGCAGTGGATGATGAACCTCGCGTACGAGGAGTACTGA
- a CDS encoding Na(+)/H(+) antiporter subunit D, with translation MNAALTSLPPYVVLAAAAFLVLGLPRRAGHAAAALATAFVFAQAVLLGDGGTGTYLATQLFGFDVVLFNVDQFSLLMGVVVGFLATAAVLYAYGTEAPKWVTAFALVYVSSTLGTIYAGDWLTLIFFWELMAVTSTLLVWQYGGAAVRAGYRYALFHGIGGTFFLGAVVVHGASMLGSVPAAEIFLFSSTTGIHASATLLAAIGVGVNCGFIFLHTWLPDTYPRPHVAASVFLSVFTTKTAAYVMYRTFPEGGMWLAYLGGFMAVYGAFFALLQYDPRRLLSYHIQAQLGYMLAGFGLATYVGEFAVTGGFAHLFNNVLYKSLLFMAVGVVIYRTGVEDIRDMGGLWREMPVTFLVYVVGAASITAVPGFNGFISKGMVIDSAHEVHNFELLFGEGLLWWLLILGGVGTFMSFIKLGYYVFFHGSATLSPKDATPFQTAGMLLAGGACVFFGTPLTYGYLVELMPFTAAVAPELHPYSTSHLTESAALLVAGFVGFFALKRPLGWLAHRMHDVDAVTYPAAFYLGRASIWGVTELWAAVDRAVMRLVAGVKRTAMQPRAAVAGLGVDVEIRTGIGRSVLFLTLAAGVALFAFLLG, from the coding sequence ATGAACGCGGCCCTCACCTCGCTTCCGCCGTACGTCGTGCTCGCGGCGGCGGCGTTCCTCGTGCTCGGCCTCCCGCGGCGCGCCGGTCACGCGGCGGCCGCGCTGGCGACCGCGTTCGTCTTCGCGCAGGCTGTGCTGCTCGGCGACGGCGGCACGGGCACCTACCTCGCGACACAGCTGTTCGGCTTCGACGTGGTCCTGTTCAACGTCGACCAGTTCTCGCTGCTGATGGGGGTCGTCGTCGGCTTCCTCGCGACGGCGGCGGTGCTGTACGCGTACGGCACCGAGGCGCCGAAGTGGGTGACGGCGTTCGCGCTGGTGTACGTCTCCTCGACGCTCGGGACGATCTACGCCGGCGACTGGCTCACGCTGATCTTCTTCTGGGAGCTGATGGCCGTCACCAGCACGCTGCTGGTGTGGCAGTACGGCGGCGCGGCGGTGCGGGCCGGCTACCGCTACGCGCTGTTCCACGGGATCGGGGGGACGTTCTTCCTCGGTGCCGTCGTCGTCCACGGCGCGTCGATGCTCGGCAGCGTGCCGGCCGCCGAAATCTTCCTGTTCTCGTCAACGACCGGGATCCACGCCAGCGCGACGCTGCTCGCGGCGATCGGCGTCGGCGTCAACTGCGGGTTCATCTTCCTGCACACGTGGCTGCCGGACACCTACCCCCGCCCGCACGTGGCGGCGTCGGTGTTCCTCTCCGTGTTCACGACGAAGACCGCGGCGTACGTGATGTACCGGACCTTCCCCGAGGGCGGCATGTGGCTGGCGTACCTCGGCGGGTTCATGGCCGTCTACGGCGCGTTCTTCGCGCTGCTGCAGTACGACCCGCGCCGGCTCCTCTCGTACCACATCCAGGCGCAGCTCGGCTACATGCTGGCCGGGTTCGGGCTCGCGACGTACGTCGGCGAGTTCGCCGTCACCGGCGGCTTCGCCCACCTGTTCAACAACGTGCTGTACAAGAGCCTCCTGTTCATGGCCGTCGGCGTGGTGATCTACCGCACCGGCGTCGAGGACATCCGGGACATGGGCGGGCTCTGGCGGGAGATGCCGGTCACGTTCCTCGTCTACGTCGTCGGCGCGGCCTCGATTACCGCCGTCCCCGGGTTCAACGGGTTCATCTCGAAGGGGATGGTGATCGACTCCGCACACGAGGTCCACAACTTCGAGCTGCTCTTCGGCGAGGGGCTCCTCTGGTGGCTGCTGATCCTCGGCGGCGTGGGGACGTTCATGTCGTTCATCAAGCTCGGCTACTACGTGTTCTTCCACGGCTCGGCGACGCTGTCGCCGAAGGACGCCACGCCGTTCCAGACCGCCGGAATGCTCCTTGCCGGCGGGGCCTGCGTCTTCTTCGGCACGCCGCTCACCTACGGCTACCTCGTGGAGCTGATGCCGTTCACGGCGGCGGTCGCGCCCGAGCTCCACCCGTACAGCACGAGCCACCTGACGGAGAGCGCGGCGCTGCTCGTCGCCGGGTTCGTCGGTTTCTTCGCGCTGAAGCGACCGCTCGGCTGGCTCGCCCACCGGATGCACGACGTCGACGCGGTGACCTACCCGGCCGCGTTCTACCTCGGCCGGGCGTCGATCTGGGGCGTCACGGAGCTGTGGGCCGCGGTCGACCGCGCCGTGATGCGGCTTGTCGCCGGTGTCAAGCGAACCGCGATGCAGCCGCGGGCGGCCGTCGCGGGACTCGGCGTCGACGTCGAGATCCGCACGGGGATCGGCCGGAGCGTCCTCTTCTTGACGCTCGCGGCCGGCGTCGCGCTGTTCGCGTTCCTGCTCGGCTGA
- a CDS encoding cation:proton antiporter, translated as MTDAFISDPRPLLAVLVSFVAAFLIVASHRSPNVREGWTIAAAVAKFGIVASMLPAVLEGAVFEWSLGAFLPGIEFALRADALGMLFAFLASGLWIVTSFYSIGYMRGNDETNQTRYFAAFAVSLSATMGIAFAGNLVTIFVFYEILSIATYPLVAHDETPEARSAGRKYLAYTMFGGGVLVLAGTALVYLIAGNVSFTAGGIQELANADPGLAMLAFFLLAIGFGVKAGIMPLHQWLPEAMVAPTPVSGLLHAVAVVKSGAFGVSRVVLDVFGPELVFNLSLPFGFSAGLVLSTIGAITLTAASIIALRKDHLKQRLAYSTVSQLSYIILGLGLFGWYGLVGALLHIPAHAFMKLTLFFCAGNLHVSTHTDYISEMAGIGKRMPLTMGAFTVASLGMAGIPLLAGFVSKYYMLIGGIRMGARLTPIAYYLAGALLLSGVLNIAYFWPVIYTAFFEAEDDHDAKPLVDFRMGGESRSTLPATDGGHPEDDADESADVDDVVERAEGSEGHSEPGDADARADSDIPDAELDDLPTDEEGVVRPDFNTSERDFSEPAERVDTGDYAVDSRPSDADVPFGVGRGDDDAVERTETGDDADDDVGTESGIADAHGDSDDTDDHGDHDDHGHAGGPPAGGWRHIRGLDVLRGRESTWFTLGPILTAMSLAVLLGVIPYEMGFLELIELIVDTRLPEEAMRP; from the coding sequence ATGACAGACGCTTTCATTTCAGACCCACGTCCGCTGCTGGCCGTCCTCGTCTCGTTCGTCGCGGCGTTCCTCATCGTCGCGTCGCACCGCTCGCCGAACGTCCGCGAGGGGTGGACGATCGCCGCGGCGGTCGCGAAGTTCGGGATCGTCGCCTCGATGCTCCCGGCCGTCCTCGAGGGCGCCGTCTTCGAGTGGTCGCTCGGGGCGTTCCTCCCCGGGATCGAGTTCGCGCTGCGCGCCGACGCGCTCGGCATGCTGTTCGCGTTCCTCGCCAGCGGGCTGTGGATCGTCACCTCGTTTTACAGCATCGGCTACATGCGCGGAAACGACGAGACGAACCAGACGCGGTACTTCGCCGCGTTCGCGGTGTCGCTGTCGGCGACGATGGGGATCGCGTTCGCGGGCAACCTCGTGACGATCTTCGTCTTCTACGAGATCCTCTCGATCGCGACGTACCCGCTCGTCGCCCACGACGAGACGCCGGAGGCGCGCTCGGCCGGCCGGAAGTACCTCGCGTACACGATGTTCGGCGGCGGCGTGCTCGTGCTCGCCGGGACCGCCCTCGTCTACCTGATCGCCGGCAACGTCTCCTTCACCGCCGGCGGGATTCAGGAGCTGGCGAACGCCGACCCCGGGCTCGCGATGCTCGCCTTCTTCCTGCTGGCGATCGGGTTCGGGGTGAAGGCCGGCATCATGCCGCTCCACCAGTGGCTCCCCGAGGCGATGGTCGCGCCGACGCCCGTCTCCGGGCTCCTCCACGCGGTCGCGGTCGTCAAGTCCGGCGCGTTCGGGGTCTCTCGCGTCGTCCTCGACGTGTTCGGCCCGGAGCTCGTGTTTAACCTCTCGCTCCCGTTCGGCTTCTCGGCCGGCCTCGTGCTCTCGACAATCGGGGCGATCACGCTGACGGCGGCCTCGATCATCGCGCTGCGGAAGGACCACCTGAAACAGCGGCTCGCCTACTCGACGGTGAGCCAGCTGAGCTACATCATCCTCGGGCTCGGCCTCTTCGGCTGGTACGGGCTCGTCGGCGCGCTGTTGCACATCCCGGCGCACGCGTTCATGAAGCTCACCCTGTTCTTCTGCGCGGGGAATCTCCACGTGTCGACGCACACCGACTACATCTCCGAGATGGCGGGGATCGGCAAGCGGATGCCCCTGACGATGGGCGCGTTCACGGTCGCCTCGCTCGGGATGGCGGGGATCCCGCTTCTGGCCGGCTTCGTCAGCAAGTACTACATGCTGATCGGCGGGATCCGGATGGGCGCCCGGCTGACCCCGATCGCCTACTACCTCGCCGGCGCGCTGCTGCTCTCGGGCGTGCTCAACATCGCGTACTTCTGGCCGGTGATCTACACCGCCTTCTTCGAGGCTGAGGACGACCACGACGCGAAGCCGCTCGTCGACTTCCGGATGGGCGGCGAGTCGCGGTCGACGCTGCCGGCGACAGATGGGGGTCACCCTGAGGACGACGCCGACGAGAGCGCCGACGTCGACGACGTCGTCGAGCGTGCGGAGGGCAGCGAGGGACACTCGGAACCCGGCGACGCCGACGCCCGCGCCGACTCCGACATCCCCGACGCGGAGCTCGATGACCTCCCGACCGACGAGGAGGGCGTCGTTCGTCCGGACTTCAACACGAGCGAGCGCGACTTCTCAGAGCCGGCCGAGCGCGTCGACACCGGCGACTACGCGGTCGACTCGCGACCCTCCGACGCCGACGTGCCCTTCGGGGTCGGACGCGGCGACGACGACGCGGTGGAGCGCACCGAAACCGGCGACGATGCCGATGACGATGTCGGAACCGAATCCGGAATCGCGGATGCCCACGGGGATAGCGACGACACCGACGACCACGGAGACCACGACGACCACGGCCACGCCGGCGGGCCGCCCGCGGGCGGCTGGCGGCACATCCGTGGACTCGACGTCCTCCGCGGGCGCGAGTCGACGTGGTTCACGCTCGGGCCGATCCTCACCGCGATGAGCCTCGCGGTGCTGCTCGGCGTGATTCCATACGAGATGGGCTTCCTGGAGCTGATCGAGCTCATCGTCGACACGCGGCTCCCAGAGGAGGCGATGCGCCCATGA